The following proteins are encoded in a genomic region of Drosophila willistoni isolate 14030-0811.24 chromosome 3R, UCI_dwil_1.1, whole genome shotgun sequence:
- the LOC6646843 gene encoding cytoplasmic aconitate hydratase, whose protein sequence is MSGPNPFAQFEKSFTQAGEVYKYFDLASIDGKYDQLPYSIRVLLESAVRNCDNFQVLEKDVQSILGWTPALKQGSNDVEVSFKPARVILQDFTGVPAVVDFAAMRDAVLDLGGNPEKINPICPADLVIDHSVQVDYARAPDALTKNQTLEFERNKERFTFLKWGAKAFNNMLIVPPGSGIVHQVNLEYLARVVFEKENADGSKILYPDSVVGTDSHTTMINGLGVLGWGVGGIEAEAVMLGQSISMLLPEVIGYKLVGKLSPLVTSTDLVLTITKNLRQLGVVGKFVEFYGPGVAELSIADRATISNMGPEYGATVGYFPIDENTLNYMKQTNRSEKKIEVIRQYLKATQQLRNYSDESQDPKFTQTLTLDLSTVVSSVSGPKRPHDRVSVSDMHTDFKSCLSNPVGFKGFAIKPEAQADFGEFQWDDGKTYKLQHGSVVLASITSCTNTSNPSVMLGAGLLAKKAVEKGLSILPYIKTSLSPGSGVVTYYLKESGVIPFLEKLGFDIVGYGCMTCIGNSGPLDENVVNTIEKNNLVCAGVLSGNRNFEGRIHPNTRANYLASPPLVIAYAIAGRVDIDFEKEPLGVDVKGKPVFLRDIWPTRSEIQEVENKHVIPAMFQEVYSKIELGSPDWQTLQVSDGKLFSWSGDSTYIKRPPFFEGMTRELPKLQSIQKARCLLFLGDSVTTDHISPAGSIARNSPAARFLAERNITARDFNSYGSRRGNDDIMSRGTFANIRLVNKLASKTGPRTLHIPSQEELDIFDAAQRYREDGTPLVLVVGKEYGSGSSRDWAAKGPFLLGVKAVVAESYERIHRSNLVGMGIIPLQFLPGQNAETLKLNGREVYNISLPESGLKPGQKIQVEADGTVFETILRFDTEVDITYYKNGGILNYMIRKMLN, encoded by the exons ATCAATTGCCTTACTCAATACGTGTGCTGCTGGAATCGGCGGTGCGCAACTGTGATAACTTTCAAGTTTTGGAGAAGGATGTCCAGAGCATCTTGGGTTGGACACCGGCTTTAAAGCAGGGCTCAAATGATGTGGAGGTCTCCTTCAAGCCGGCTCGTGTCATTCTCCAG GATTTCACTGGAGTGCCAGCTGTTGTGGATTTCGCTGCCATGCGTGATGCTGTCCTTGATTTGGGCGGTAATCCTGAAAAAATCAATCCCATCTGCCCCGCTGACTTGGTCATTGATCACTCTGTACAAGTGGATTATGCAAGAGCTCCAGATGCTTTAACCAAGAATCAGACACTTGAGTTTGAACGCAACAAGGAGCGATTCACTTTCTTGAAG TGGGGAGCCAAGGCCTTCAATAACATGCTGATTGTTCCTCCCGGCTCTGGTATTGTCCATCAAGTGAATTTGGAATACCTGGCTCGTGTTGTTTTCGAGAAAGAGAATGCTGATGGCTCAAAGATCCTTTATCCTGACAGTGTTGTCGGCACCGATTCGCATACCACTATGATCAATGGCTTGGGTGTTCTCGGTTGGGGTGTAGGTGGCATTGAGGCTGAGGCTGTTATGTTGGGACAATCAATTTCCATGTTGTTGCCCGAAGTAATTGGCTACAAATTGGTTGGTAAACTAAGCCCCTTGGTCACCTCCACGGATTTGGTATTGACCATTACCAAAAATTTGCGTCAATTGGGTGTAGTGGGCAAGTTTGTGGAGTTCTATGGTCCTGGAGTGGCTGAGTTAAGCATTGCCGATCGTGCTACCATTAGTAATATGGGCCCGGAATATGGAGCCACAGTTGGCTACTTCCCCATCGACGAGAACACCCTCAACTACATGAAACAGACAA ATCGTTCAGAGAAGAAGATCGAAGTGATCCGTCAATATCTGAAGGCCACACAGCAATTGCGCAATTATTCCGATGAATCCCAAGATCCCAAGTTCACTCAGACACTTACTCTGGATCTGTCGACAGTAGTGAGTTCCGTTTCTGGACCAAAACGCCCACACGATcgtgtctctgtctctgacATGCACACCGATTTTAAATCCTGTCTTTCAAACCCG GTTGGCTTCAAAGGATTCGCCATTAAGCCAGAGGCACAggctgactttggtgaattCCAATGGGATGATGGCAAGACTTACAAATTGCAACATGGCTCAGTTGTCTTGGCATCTATTACATCTTGCACAAACACTTCCAATCCCTCTGTGATGCTGGGTGCTGGTCTTCTGGCCAAGAAGGCTGTAGAAAAGGGTTTGAGTATTCTACCCTACATTAAGACTTCTCTATCGCCTGGTTCTGGTGTGGTAACCTATTATCTCAAGGAATCCGGCGTCATACCCTTCCTGGAGAAACTGGGTTTCGATATTGTTGGCTATGGCTGCATGACTTGCATTGGCAACTCGGGTCCCTTGGATGAGAATGTGGTGAACACCATTGAGAAAAACAATCTTGTCTGTGCTGGTGTCTTGTCTGGTAATCGTAACTTTGAAGGACGTATTCATCCCAATACCCGGGCCAATTACTTGGCCAGTCCACCGCTGGTGATTGCCTATGCCATAGCTGGACGTGTGGACATTGACTTTGAAAAGGAACCATTGGGAGTGGATGTTAAAGGCAAGCCTGTGTTCCTTCGTGATATCTGGCCCACTCGTTCAGAGATTCAGGAGGTGGAGAACAAACATGTCATTCCCGCCATGTTCCAAGAAGTTTACA GCAAAATCGAATTGGGTTCTCCGGACTGGCAGACTCTGCAGGTGTCCGATGGCAAACTCTTCTCATGGAGCGGCGATTCAACCTACATCAAACGTCCGCCTTTCTTCGAGGGAATGACCCGCGAACTGCCCAAACTGCAGAGCATTCAGAAGGCGCGTTGTTTGCTCTTCTTGGGTGACTCTGTGACCACAGATCACATCTCCCCTGCCGGCTCAATTGCCAGAAATTCACCAGCTGCACGTTTCCTGGCCGAACGTAATATTACAGCACGCGATTTCAACTCGTATGGATCCCGCAGAGGCAACGATGACATCATGTCTCGTGGTACCTTTGCCAATATTCGTTTGGTCAACAAGCTGGCCTCAAAGACGGGTCCACGCACCCTGCACATTCCCAGTCAGGAGGAACTTGACATCTTCGATGCAGCTCAACGCTATCGGGAAGACGGCACACCTTTGGTCCTGGTTGTGGGCAAGGAATATGGCAGTGGCAGCTCTCGCGATTGGGCGGCAAAGGGTCCCTTCCTGCTGGGCGTCAAGGCGGTCGTTGCTGAATCTTATGAGCGCATTCATCGCTCCAATTTGGTTGGCATGGGTATTATCCCATTGCAATTCTTGCCTGGCCAAAATGCTGAGACTCTCAAGCTAAATGGTCGTGAGGTCTATAATATTTCTCTACCCGAAAGTGGCTTGAAGCCTGGCCAAAAGATTCAAGTGGAG GCCGATGGAACTGTCTTCGAGACCATCTTGCGCTTCGACACCGAAGTGGACATCACATACTATAAGAATGGAGGCATTCTCAATTACATGATACGCAAAATGCTCAACTAA